A stretch of the Clostridiales bacterium genome encodes the following:
- a CDS encoding FAD:protein FMN transferase yields the protein MNRKRAFLALVTALMLALCAGCSAEKTPERISQVGFYLDTVITLSAYTEDVQALKDALEECGRYEQILSRTVEGSDVWRINHANGAPVEVSDDTAAILRCALDIARKTGGAFDVTIAPASTLWNFTSGEAVLPDAGEIAKAAALVDWTRLTLDGNTVTLPEGMMIDLGGIAKGYIADQVKAYLEKRGIRHAILSFGGNVVAIGRKPDGSDWTVGIQDISGAQGAYMLKARNTGGSTVTSGIYERGFDLDGVRYHHLLSAETGWPVQNSLASVTIFSESSMEGDALSTAAFVLGETDGVNLIESLDGIEAVFITRDRQVIQTSGAGDWLIP from the coding sequence ATGAACCGAAAACGCGCGTTCCTCGCGCTGGTGACCGCCCTGATGCTGGCGCTGTGCGCCGGCTGCAGCGCGGAAAAAACACCCGAACGGATCTCCCAGGTGGGTTTCTACCTGGATACGGTCATCACCCTGTCCGCCTATACGGAGGACGTCCAGGCGCTGAAGGACGCGCTGGAGGAGTGCGGCCGGTATGAGCAGATCCTCTCCCGCACCGTGGAAGGCAGCGACGTATGGCGCATCAACCACGCGAACGGCGCGCCCGTGGAGGTGTCCGACGACACCGCCGCAATCCTGCGCTGCGCGCTGGATATCGCCCGGAAGACCGGCGGCGCTTTTGACGTCACCATCGCCCCGGCGTCCACCCTGTGGAACTTCACGTCCGGGGAGGCGGTCCTCCCGGACGCCGGTGAAATCGCGAAGGCCGCGGCCCTCGTGGACTGGACCCGCCTGACGCTGGACGGAAACACCGTAACCCTGCCGGAAGGCATGATGATCGACCTGGGCGGCATCGCCAAGGGATATATCGCCGACCAGGTGAAAGCATACCTGGAAAAGCGCGGAATCCGGCACGCGATCCTCTCCTTCGGCGGCAACGTGGTGGCCATCGGCCGGAAGCCGGACGGGTCTGACTGGACCGTCGGCATCCAGGATATCAGCGGGGCGCAGGGCGCCTACATGCTGAAAGCCCGCAACACCGGCGGGTCCACCGTCACCAGCGGTATCTACGAGCGGGGGTTTGACCTGGACGGCGTCCGGTACCACCACCTGCTCTCCGCCGAAACCGGCTGGCCGGTACAGAATTCCCTTGCCTCCGTCACCATCTTCTCGGAAAGCTCCATGGAGGGCGACGCGCTCTCCACGGCGGCGTTTGTCCTGGGTGAAACGGACGGCGTGAACCTGATCGAAAGCCTGGACGGCATCGAAGCCGTCTTCATCACCCGGGACCGCCAGGTCATCCAAACCTCCGGCGCGGGTGACTGGCTGATCCCCTGA
- a CDS encoding Gx transporter family protein, with the protein MRPQTQRIARFGLLTALALILGLMDRAIPLSALLGGFVPGIKLGLANTVLLYAVYLMDVKSCILLMLTKVLLSGFLFGSLSAILYSLAGGVLSLAVMLLVRKKPGRGALAAAVIALASVIFLLIRTPNPRGQRLLAVILISLGCIASAVLYVLIRKGKIRGITGTSLGGAVSHNAGQILMASLMMQTPMLLTTYLPILAGIGAAVGCLTGIITERVFKALHIHTNQDPEENT; encoded by the coding sequence GTGAGACCCCAGACGCAGCGGATCGCCCGCTTTGGTTTGCTGACTGCCCTGGCGCTGATCCTGGGCCTGATGGACCGCGCAATCCCGCTTTCCGCCCTCCTCGGCGGCTTTGTTCCCGGCATCAAGCTGGGGCTGGCCAACACGGTGCTGCTGTATGCCGTGTACCTGATGGACGTCAAAAGCTGCATCCTGCTGATGCTGACCAAAGTGCTGCTTTCCGGCTTCCTGTTCGGCTCCCTCTCCGCGATCCTGTACAGCCTGGCCGGCGGCGTGCTGAGCCTGGCCGTGATGCTGCTGGTGCGGAAAAAGCCGGGCCGCGGCGCGCTTGCCGCAGCCGTCATCGCCCTTGCGTCGGTTATCTTCCTGCTGATCCGGACGCCGAATCCCCGGGGGCAGCGCCTGCTGGCCGTCATCCTGATTTCCCTGGGCTGCATCGCCTCCGCCGTGCTGTACGTCCTGATCCGGAAAGGCAAAATCCGCGGAATCACCGGCACCTCGCTGGGCGGCGCGGTCTCCCACAACGCCGGACAGATCCTGATGGCGAGCCTCATGATGCAGACCCCCATGCTGCTGACCACCTACCTGCCCATCCTGGCCGGCATCGGCGCGGCCGTCGGCTGCCTCACCGGCATCATCACCGAGCGGGTGTTCAAGGCGCTTCATATTCATACAAACCAGGACCCGGAGGAAAACACATGA
- a CDS encoding FAD-dependent oxidoreductase has product MKKLVALFLSLCLVLGMTAFASAEAKTASAQGFGSEVKVEVTVEDGKVTALTVDDSGETYTLAGFVRAETVEKLIDAIVAAGGVDGVDTVAGATVTQKAVLEAVGKALADNGEPAAELAFTPGEYEVTAYGYNGNVTGKVTFSESKLENVEIVSSMETGHVGTDAFSIMIPEMIAANGSGVDGVSGATFSGRALREIVNGAAEQAGCTNLDAFKSNKIEHTAGEPIEKTADVIVVGGGGAGMAAAAQATQNGMSVLVIEKNAEVGGNTLVSGGQFQSVMPYLVWDANDPDATEGVYGRTGEAHEKIKAKPGTIDVLKNILNWSEEPFDEEFYKTNEFVAGDDVELAKHGVHAEYLPVLQDLKKEIQAYLDWAQPKLDAGIPEDQLTLFSTLNLHIFQTYYGGLRQTADKSEWIYGNVDLVKQFVEDGQGLKEWLEDMGADFKHTQPTLIGALWYRENEYTSPDGNWTPYFKGPLSVIGEENVMTRTTATDLIVEDGKVVGVKAEMYDGTQVTARANKGVVLATGGYAANIDLVLRDNAYWDSAYLTKSTKTTNRSSQMGDGITMAQAVGADVTGMNFTQLMPISWVDNGNLAFGSGTYACWVSPIDGQRFVDEGSERDVLSLAEFRNGMELNGTPGVFIEFFRADQYIPGPPTAQLPLDEFPGRYYKIKCNEEELSKVLAKPEFANVQTDAATMLATVKAYDQAVIEKANTGSADYGKVGKQVADYPIGNTEKDENGKYLPETYDLDNTVVFVRLMAPSTHHTMGGIVVDTERHVLDTEGNIIPGLYAAGEVTGGIHGGNRLGGNAIVEIFVSGRTAANTIAEENK; this is encoded by the coding sequence ATGAAAAAACTGGTAGCTCTGTTCCTGTCCCTCTGCCTGGTGCTGGGGATGACGGCCTTCGCGTCCGCGGAAGCGAAGACGGCGTCTGCCCAGGGCTTCGGCAGCGAAGTCAAAGTGGAAGTCACCGTGGAGGACGGCAAAGTGACCGCCCTGACCGTGGATGACTCCGGTGAGACCTATACCCTGGCCGGCTTTGTCCGTGCCGAGACCGTTGAAAAGCTGATTGACGCCATCGTGGCGGCGGGCGGCGTGGACGGTGTCGACACCGTAGCCGGCGCGACTGTTACCCAGAAGGCTGTTCTGGAAGCTGTGGGCAAGGCCCTGGCGGACAACGGCGAACCCGCCGCGGAACTGGCTTTCACCCCCGGTGAATACGAAGTCACCGCTTACGGCTACAACGGAAACGTGACCGGCAAGGTTACCTTCTCTGAGAGCAAGCTGGAAAACGTTGAAATCGTATCCTCCATGGAAACCGGCCATGTGGGCACGGATGCGTTCAGCATCATGATCCCCGAAATGATCGCGGCCAACGGCTCCGGCGTGGACGGCGTTTCCGGCGCGACCTTCTCCGGCCGCGCGCTGCGCGAGATCGTGAACGGCGCTGCGGAGCAGGCTGGCTGCACCAACCTGGATGCTTTCAAATCCAACAAGATCGAGCATACCGCCGGCGAACCCATTGAAAAGACGGCGGATGTGATCGTTGTCGGCGGCGGCGGCGCCGGTATGGCGGCGGCGGCCCAGGCGACCCAGAACGGCATGTCCGTGCTGGTGATCGAAAAGAACGCGGAAGTCGGCGGCAACACGCTGGTTTCCGGCGGCCAGTTCCAGTCCGTGATGCCCTACCTGGTATGGGATGCCAATGATCCCGATGCCACCGAAGGCGTATACGGCCGCACCGGCGAGGCCCATGAGAAGATCAAGGCCAAGCCGGGCACCATCGACGTGCTGAAGAACATCCTGAACTGGAGCGAAGAGCCCTTCGATGAAGAGTTCTACAAGACCAATGAATTCGTCGCCGGCGACGATGTGGAGCTCGCCAAGCACGGTGTGCATGCCGAGTACCTCCCCGTCCTGCAGGACCTGAAGAAAGAAATCCAGGCGTATCTGGACTGGGCGCAGCCCAAGCTGGATGCCGGCATTCCGGAAGACCAGCTGACCCTGTTCTCCACCCTGAACCTGCACATCTTCCAGACCTACTACGGCGGCCTGCGCCAGACTGCGGACAAGTCCGAATGGATCTACGGCAACGTGGACCTGGTGAAGCAGTTTGTTGAAGACGGCCAGGGCCTGAAGGAGTGGCTGGAAGATATGGGCGCTGACTTCAAGCACACCCAGCCCACCCTGATCGGCGCGCTGTGGTATCGTGAAAACGAATACACCAGCCCCGACGGCAACTGGACGCCCTACTTCAAGGGACCGCTCTCCGTGATCGGCGAGGAGAACGTCATGACCCGGACCACCGCTACGGACCTGATCGTCGAGGACGGCAAGGTCGTCGGCGTGAAGGCTGAAATGTATGACGGCACCCAGGTGACCGCCCGCGCCAACAAGGGCGTTGTGCTGGCCACCGGCGGTTATGCCGCGAACATCGACCTGGTCCTGCGTGACAACGCTTACTGGGATTCCGCGTACCTGACCAAGTCCACCAAGACCACCAACCGTTCCTCCCAGATGGGTGACGGTATCACGATGGCCCAGGCGGTCGGCGCGGATGTGACCGGCATGAACTTCACCCAGCTGATGCCCATCTCCTGGGTGGACAACGGCAACCTGGCCTTCGGCAGCGGCACCTATGCCTGCTGGGTCAGCCCCATCGACGGCCAGCGCTTCGTGGACGAAGGTTCCGAACGTGACGTGCTGTCCCTGGCGGAATTCCGCAACGGTATGGAACTGAACGGAACACCCGGTGTGTTCATTGAGTTCTTCCGCGCGGATCAGTACATTCCGGGCCCGCCCACCGCGCAGCTGCCCCTGGACGAGTTCCCCGGCCGTTACTACAAGATCAAGTGCAACGAAGAAGAGCTGAGCAAGGTTCTTGCGAAGCCCGAATTCGCGAACGTCCAGACCGATGCCGCTACCATGCTGGCGACCGTGAAGGCCTATGACCAGGCAGTTATCGAAAAGGCCAACACCGGTTCCGCGGACTACGGCAAGGTCGGCAAGCAGGTTGCGGACTATCCGATCGGCAATACCGAGAAGGATGAGAACGGCAAGTACCTGCCCGAGACCTACGACCTGGACAACACCGTTGTGTTCGTCCGCCTGATGGCGCCTTCCACCCACCACACCATGGGCGGTATCGTGGTTGATACCGAACGCCATGTGCTGGACACCGAAGGCAACATCATCCCCGGCCTCTACGCCGCGGGCGAAGTCACCGGCGGTATCCACGGCGGTAACCGCCTGGGCGGCAACGCGATCGTTGAGATCTTCGTTTCCGGCCGGACTGCCGCGAACACCATCGCTGAGGAAAACAAGTAA
- a CDS encoding DUF2130 domain-containing protein, which translates to MNEIRCPNCGKVFQVDEAGYAAIVAQVHTEQFDREVAERLKAAQRELEARRQADAAEAASRHQQEVAQKEQEIARLQEQAKSLNDAKQKEMEALRATEEMRRQRELDEKERQIIELRNSAKAFELDKQLAVNTAVQKKDTEIAELRVQIEQEKQNAAGKLQTMQENHRHEVTRLEEEIERYRDFKLRQSTKMIGEDLEQHCLNAFNQVRMMAFPRAYFEKDNEVIGGTKGDFVYREETEDGIPLLSIMFEMKNEADATEKKHANTDFLDKLDKDRQKKDCEYAVLVTMLEPDNELYNGGIVTAYQYEKMYIVRPQFFIPLISLLRNAALANLQTRRELMLVKQQNLDVQQFEAALVDFRDKFGRNYELASKHFSSAIDEIDQTIKHLEKVKDYLTKSENQYRLANDKAQDLSIRKLTKGNPTMQEKFRQAGIEPDK; encoded by the coding sequence ATGAACGAGATCAGATGCCCCAACTGCGGCAAGGTTTTCCAGGTGGACGAGGCCGGCTATGCGGCCATCGTGGCGCAGGTGCATACCGAGCAGTTTGACAGGGAAGTGGCCGAACGCCTGAAAGCCGCGCAGCGCGAGCTGGAGGCGCGCCGGCAGGCGGACGCCGCGGAGGCGGCCAGCCGCCACCAGCAGGAAGTGGCGCAGAAGGAGCAGGAGATCGCCCGGCTGCAGGAGCAGGCGAAGAGCCTGAACGATGCGAAACAGAAGGAAATGGAAGCGCTCCGCGCCACGGAAGAGATGCGCCGCCAGCGGGAGCTGGATGAAAAGGAACGGCAGATCATCGAACTCCGGAACAGCGCGAAGGCCTTTGAGCTGGACAAGCAGCTGGCCGTGAACACGGCGGTGCAGAAAAAGGATACGGAGATCGCCGAGCTCCGGGTGCAGATTGAGCAGGAAAAGCAGAATGCCGCCGGAAAACTGCAGACGATGCAGGAAAACCACCGGCATGAGGTGACCCGCCTGGAGGAGGAAATCGAGCGCTACCGGGATTTCAAGCTCCGCCAGTCTACCAAGATGATCGGCGAGGACCTGGAGCAGCACTGCCTGAACGCCTTCAACCAGGTGCGCATGATGGCGTTCCCGCGGGCGTATTTCGAGAAGGACAACGAGGTCATCGGCGGCACGAAGGGCGACTTTGTCTACCGCGAGGAAACGGAAGACGGAATCCCGCTGCTGTCCATCATGTTCGAGATGAAGAACGAGGCGGACGCGACGGAGAAGAAGCACGCCAATACCGACTTCCTCGACAAGCTGGACAAGGACCGGCAGAAGAAAGACTGCGAGTACGCCGTCCTCGTCACGATGCTGGAGCCGGACAACGAGCTGTACAATGGCGGCATCGTCACCGCCTACCAGTATGAGAAAATGTATATCGTGCGCCCGCAGTTCTTCATCCCGCTGATTTCGCTGCTGCGGAACGCGGCGCTGGCGAACCTGCAGACGCGGCGGGAGCTGATGCTGGTGAAGCAGCAGAACCTGGACGTGCAGCAGTTTGAGGCGGCGCTGGTGGATTTCCGGGACAAGTTCGGCCGGAACTATGAGCTGGCCAGCAAGCATTTCTCTTCCGCCATCGATGAGATTGACCAGACGATCAAACACCTGGAGAAGGTGAAGGATTACCTCACCAAGTCCGAGAACCAGTACCGCCTTGCGAACGACAAGGCGCAGGACCTGTCCATCCGGAAGCTGACAAAAGGAAACCCGACCATGCAGGAAAAGTTCCGGCAGGCCGGGATCGAACCGGACAAATAA